The following coding sequences lie in one Bacteroidota bacterium genomic window:
- a CDS encoding T9SS type A sorting domain-containing protein, with product MKPIALATTAVLWICTLMAVGQTNHSIPHNGINRTFTVFRPADAPAGAKLPLLLALHGFTQNGPQMMNYSQFNNLATQHGFMVVYPNGINTSWNVGQSGNSGADDVGFLLALTDTLDQWYGVDQQRVYACGFSNGGFMSFRLACEASGRIAAIASVAGTMTSNTFNSCAPQRAVPVLHIHGTNDLLVGYNGSSGFKSVAEGMAYWASFNQCPENPEIIDLPDLVPEGSTVQQLSWAPCAQNTMVRHQKVINGGHTWPGFNGLMGIGNVNMDISASAEIWNFLSQFSLDQAVGNLSPTPGNYFRIFPNPAQNNLIYVEAPGFGPSRLEIVGSDGRLWFTGQYSLSNGRLVIPAGQLPAGMYLLRLSNATQQAMSKLVIGNP from the coding sequence ATGAAACCAATTGCTTTAGCCACCACAGCAGTCCTGTGGATATGCACCCTGATGGCCGTGGGTCAGACCAACCACAGCATACCCCACAACGGCATCAACCGCACTTTTACCGTATTCCGGCCGGCCGATGCTCCGGCGGGAGCAAAGCTGCCGCTGCTGCTGGCCTTGCATGGCTTCACCCAAAACGGACCGCAGATGATGAACTACAGCCAGTTCAATAATCTGGCCACACAACATGGGTTTATGGTGGTTTATCCCAATGGCATCAACACCAGCTGGAATGTGGGCCAGAGCGGCAATTCGGGGGCCGATGATGTGGGCTTTCTGCTGGCGCTCACCGATACTTTGGATCAATGGTACGGCGTTGACCAGCAGAGGGTGTATGCCTGTGGCTTCTCCAATGGCGGATTTATGAGCTTCAGGCTGGCTTGCGAAGCCTCCGGCCGCATTGCTGCCATCGCATCGGTGGCCGGTACCATGACCTCCAACACTTTCAACAGCTGTGCACCGCAACGCGCTGTGCCAGTGCTGCATATCCACGGCACCAACGACTTGCTGGTGGGTTACAATGGCAGCTCGGGATTCAAATCGGTGGCCGAAGGCATGGCCTATTGGGCATCATTCAACCAATGTCCGGAAAACCCGGAAATCATCGACCTGCCCGACCTGGTGCCGGAGGGCTCCACCGTGCAGCAGCTCAGCTGGGCGCCTTGTGCACAAAACACTATGGTGCGCCACCAGAAAGTGATCAACGGAGGGCACACCTGGCCGGGTTTCAACGGACTGATGGGCATTGGCAATGTGAATATGGACATCAGCGCCAGCGCCGAAATATGGAACTTCCTCAGCCAGTTCAGCCTCGATCAGGCGGTGGGCAATTTGTCTCCAACGCCCGGAAATTATTTCCGTATCTTCCCCAATCCTGCACAAAACAACCTGATCTATGTGGAAGCACCGGGCTTTGGGCCGTCGAGACTGGAAATCGTCGGATCAGACGGCAGGTTATGGTTTACCGGGCAGTATAGCCTATCTAACGGCAGGTTGGTCATTCCGGCCGGACAGCTTCCGGCGGGAATGTACCTGTTGCGCCTGAGCAATGCCACCCAACAGGCCATGTCGAAACTGGTGATAGGGAACCCTTGA
- a CDS encoding Crp/Fnr family transcriptional regulator: MLRRRSETCIDCEKCSNKSPLFQLLSQEELRVMNSGRFELRFNKGETIVKQGTHATHLVSLTGGMAKLYIEGFGNKNLLLDLLQPWRLFGGPGLFTDSKYHYSVAAITEATACFIPIDNLRQVIRTNPDFAEGIIRHCNYNSVNNFERMVSLTQKQMHGRLADVLLYLSDKVFRNDRFVLPINRNELGEMSNMTKESVTRILKELENDGVIALNTKQINILNKAALEDLSLRA, encoded by the coding sequence ATGCTTAGAAGACGATCCGAAACATGCATTGATTGCGAAAAATGCAGCAACAAATCGCCTCTGTTTCAACTGCTTAGTCAGGAGGAGCTGCGGGTGATGAACAGTGGACGTTTTGAGCTGAGGTTCAACAAAGGCGAAACCATTGTGAAGCAGGGCACACATGCCACGCACCTTGTTTCGCTCACCGGGGGAATGGCCAAGCTGTACATTGAAGGTTTCGGAAACAAGAACCTGCTGCTCGACCTTTTGCAGCCCTGGCGCTTGTTTGGCGGGCCAGGCTTGTTCACCGATTCGAAGTATCATTATTCCGTTGCGGCAATCACTGAGGCCACTGCCTGTTTTATTCCCATTGATAACCTGAGGCAGGTGATCCGCACCAATCCCGACTTTGCCGAGGGCATCATCAGGCACTGCAACTACAACAGCGTGAACAACTTTGAGCGCATGGTGAGCCTCACCCAAAAACAAATGCACGGCAGGCTGGCCGATGTGCTGCTTTATTTGTCCGACAAAGTCTTCCGGAACGACAGGTTTGTGTTGCCCATCAACCGCAACGAGCTGGGCGAAATGTCGAACATGACCAAAGAAAGCGTGACGCGCATCCTGAAAGAACTCGAAAATGACGGAGTGATTGCCCTTAATACAAAGCAGATCAACATACTCAACAAGGCTGCGCTCGAAGACCTGTCGCTCAGGGCTTAA
- a CDS encoding DUF1624 domain-containing protein, which produces MSSSLDDGSRIQVVDFLKGVAVVAMIQVHLTELFAIAGWQESLAGRISLFAGGPAAAPLFMVMMGYVAAQGRRSAKYFLQRGMKLLLWGLLLNIGLNAHLLLKISFSQWPQNPLHFLFGVDILFLAGLSLLLLALATSAGRFSPLAAVLMFAGILYATSLPAWPGQNEDLMTYLMAFVHSEAPWSYFPVVPWAAYPLAGFCLASFHDKLSAIKLTDTHLALAALGGLLFLGITSDTGWNAATDLSLWYHHPAAVVGWNLIFVATATMLASLFLRAFGHGPVAQWLCFAGKRVTAFYVFQWLIIGNLATWLYQTQYPLQLLLWFVVVTGASYGLTILWYRFRKTIFAAQHPKN; this is translated from the coding sequence ATGTCGAGTTCGTTAGATGATGGCTCAAGAATTCAGGTCGTTGATTTTCTGAAGGGTGTGGCAGTGGTAGCCATGATTCAGGTGCATCTCACCGAACTTTTTGCCATAGCCGGTTGGCAGGAAAGTCTGGCTGGCAGGATCAGTTTGTTTGCGGGCGGGCCGGCTGCCGCACCCCTGTTTATGGTGATGATGGGCTATGTGGCTGCCCAGGGCAGGCGAAGCGCAAAATATTTTTTGCAGCGTGGCATGAAGCTGTTGCTTTGGGGCCTGTTGCTCAACATCGGCCTGAATGCCCACCTGCTTCTAAAAATCAGCTTTTCCCAATGGCCGCAGAATCCCTTACATTTTTTGTTCGGTGTCGATATCCTTTTTCTGGCTGGTCTGAGTTTGCTTCTGCTCGCACTGGCGACCTCTGCAGGCAGATTTTCGCCACTCGCAGCTGTGCTGATGTTTGCGGGCATACTTTATGCTACCAGCTTACCGGCCTGGCCAGGCCAAAACGAAGACCTGATGACATACCTCATGGCCTTTGTGCATTCCGAAGCCCCTTGGAGCTATTTTCCTGTGGTGCCCTGGGCAGCCTACCCGCTGGCAGGATTTTGCCTGGCCTCGTTCCATGATAAACTGTCCGCAATAAAGCTGACCGACACCCACCTGGCGTTGGCGGCGCTTGGCGGACTACTGTTCCTCGGAATCACATCCGACACCGGCTGGAATGCGGCCACCGATCTGTCTTTGTGGTATCACCATCCGGCCGCAGTGGTTGGCTGGAACCTGATCTTCGTAGCAACTGCCACCATGCTTGCTTCCCTGTTTTTGCGGGCATTCGGGCATGGGCCTGTCGCCCAATGGCTTTGTTTCGCGGGAAAACGGGTCACGGCCTTTTATGTATTTCAGTGGCTGATCATCGGCAACCTGGCCACCTGGCTGTATCAAACGCAATATCCTTTGCAACTGTTGCTGTGGTTTGTAGTGGTGACGGGCGCAAGCTACGGATTAACCATCCTTTGGTACAGGTTCAGAAAAACAATATTCGCAGCACAACATCCTAAAAACTAA
- a CDS encoding helix-turn-helix transcriptional regulator, with product MPVVRQSRYLLGNMLSDCCLRLLSLELERLGVEIRKARLGEVHLRWDEEKVAEADILQLFDKLGFGVIEDHEKALVEEIKRVVVELVWHTTFNAMVRNSDFIVSRFDHSYQYLSTLFSRHEHITLEKYIIMQKIEKVKELLQDEKITLSEIAYMMGYSSVQYLSTQFRQITGYSVTEYRSLPEKNRMGIRLSEAKLLDKNENFEPQT from the coding sequence ATGCCTGTCGTCCGACAATCGCGCTACCTGTTGGGTAATATGCTCAGCGACTGCTGCCTGAGGCTCTTGAGCCTGGAGCTGGAAAGGCTCGGCGTGGAAATCAGAAAAGCCCGTCTGGGCGAGGTGCATCTGCGCTGGGACGAGGAAAAGGTGGCTGAAGCCGACATCCTGCAGCTGTTCGACAAGCTTGGCTTTGGCGTGATCGAAGACCACGAGAAAGCCCTTGTGGAGGAAATCAAAAGGGTAGTGGTGGAATTGGTCTGGCACACCACCTTCAACGCCATGGTACGCAATTCCGATTTCATTGTGAGCCGCTTCGACCACAGCTATCAATACCTGTCCACCCTGTTTTCGCGGCACGAGCACATCACCCTGGAAAAGTATATCATTATGCAGAAAATCGAAAAAGTTAAGGAACTGCTTCAGGACGAGAAGATTACCCTGAGCGAAATCGCCTATATGATGGGCTACAGCAGTGTGCAGTACCTGTCGACACAATTTCGCCAGATCACCGGCTACTCGGTGACCGAATACCGCAGCCTGCCCGAAAAAAACCGCATGGGGATCCGCCTGTCGGAAGCGAAATTGTTGGACAAAAACGAAAATTTTGAACCTCAAACATAA
- a CDS encoding PqqD family protein, producing MKIKSNIAISDNGFIFNPATGESFTVNPTGLEIMNMMRRGTPHAHIAGKLCELFQVEPTQAERDLQDFIEMMRQYHLLSYDEE from the coding sequence ATGAAAATCAAAAGCAACATAGCCATCAGCGACAACGGTTTCATCTTCAATCCCGCCACCGGCGAATCGTTTACCGTGAACCCCACCGGACTCGAAATCATGAACATGATGCGCAGGGGCACGCCACATGCCCACATTGCCGGAAAACTCTGTGAACTGTTTCAGGTGGAACCTACTCAGGCAGAGCGCGATCTGCAGGACTTTATCGAGATGATGCGGCAATATCACCTTCTGAGTTATGACGAAGAATAA
- a CDS encoding ATP-grasp domain-containing protein: MTKNKPRLTIAVSGLNAIDSPGPGVAVIRGLREAQSFECRIIGLSYESLEPGIYMHDLVDKTYQIPYPSAGTEALMQRLSYIHQQEKLNVIIPNFDAELFSFMRLSGTLRSMGIHTFLPENGQFEARQKVNLYKFGQQHQINVPPAKVIYTLNEAQNLDKEYDWPLVIKGKYYDASLAYNFEQVKSAFNKISARWGLPIIIQKFIHGTEYNVTGLGDGQGNTLAAVPMRKQYITDKGKAWGGISIADEEALQLTRHFVKASQWRGPFELELMKDKEGKYHLLEINPRMPAWIYLAVGCGQNIPEAVARLAMGWPVEPYTSYLIGKMFVRYAWDMIVDISEFETISTQGEL; encoded by the coding sequence ATGACGAAGAATAAACCCAGGCTCACCATTGCGGTATCGGGCCTCAATGCCATCGACAGCCCCGGTCCGGGTGTGGCTGTAATACGCGGTTTACGCGAAGCCCAAAGCTTCGAATGCCGCATCATCGGGCTCTCGTACGAGTCGCTCGAACCCGGCATATATATGCACGATCTGGTGGACAAAACCTACCAGATTCCCTACCCCTCGGCCGGCACCGAAGCCCTCATGCAGCGCCTGAGCTATATCCATCAGCAAGAAAAACTCAATGTGATTATCCCCAACTTCGATGCCGAGTTGTTTTCGTTCATGCGCCTTTCGGGAACACTCCGGAGCATGGGCATTCACACATTTCTGCCTGAAAACGGGCAGTTTGAGGCACGCCAGAAGGTGAACCTCTACAAGTTCGGACAACAACACCAGATCAATGTTCCCCCTGCCAAAGTGATTTACACCCTGAACGAAGCCCAGAACCTCGACAAAGAATACGACTGGCCGCTGGTGATCAAAGGCAAATATTACGACGCCAGCCTGGCCTACAACTTCGAACAGGTGAAGTCGGCCTTCAATAAAATTTCTGCCAGATGGGGACTGCCGATCATTATCCAGAAGTTTATCCACGGCACCGAATACAATGTGACCGGCCTGGGCGATGGTCAGGGCAATACCCTTGCAGCCGTGCCCATGCGCAAACAATATATCACCGACAAGGGCAAAGCCTGGGGCGGCATCTCGATAGCCGACGAAGAGGCCCTGCAACTCACACGTCATTTTGTGAAAGCCTCACAATGGCGCGGCCCTTTCGAACTCGAACTGATGAAAGACAAAGAAGGTAAATACCACCTGCTCGAAATCAATCCACGCATGCCGGCATGGATTTACCTGGCTGTCGGTTGCGGCCAGAACATCCCCGAAGCCGTTGCCCGCCTGGCAATGGGCTGGCCTGTGGAACCTTACACCAGTTACCTGATCGGCAAAATGTTTGTCCGATATGCCTGGGACATGATTGTGGACATCAGCGAGTTTGAAACCATTTCGACACAAGGTGAACTTTGA
- a CDS encoding alanine racemase, with translation MPARKTYERPLIKKLEGNMPNKFGMRSVYEPTQSIEGHLVKDLIREFGSPLFVISEKKLRKNYRNARQAFQTRYPKVQFAWSYKTNYLDAVCNIYHQEGSWAEVVSGFEYDKAIRNGVPGSKIIFNGPDKSENDLRKVITNNSLIHIDHLDELYLLQDIARESKLRPRVAIRVNMDTGVFPMWDRFGFNYENGQAWDALNKIMFSGLMELVGLHTHIGTFMLSPNAYAVAASKLAHLAQSLLNKYNHEIKYIDIGGGFASKNTLKGSYLPGTDISPSIHDFAEAITSALMNSDYRPKNPPVLIIESGRALIDDAAWLLGTVLANKRLSDGRRATILDIGVNTLFTAFWYDHLITPAQPVTSYTEDTALYGPLCMNIDVVRENVNLPLLNRGDHVVVHHVGAYNMTQWLQFITLRPNVLLIDEEGGKHLIRRAETLETLSSQEHMPAHLAHFDL, from the coding sequence ATGCCTGCACGAAAAACCTACGAACGCCCACTCATAAAAAAACTCGAGGGCAACATGCCCAATAAATTCGGGATGCGGTCGGTGTACGAGCCCACACAAAGCATTGAAGGTCATTTGGTTAAAGACCTCATCAGGGAATTTGGCTCACCCCTTTTTGTGATTTCCGAAAAGAAGCTGCGCAAAAACTACCGCAATGCCCGCCAGGCATTTCAAACAAGGTATCCCAAAGTGCAGTTTGCCTGGAGCTACAAAACCAATTATCTGGATGCGGTGTGCAACATCTACCATCAGGAAGGTTCCTGGGCCGAGGTAGTTTCAGGATTTGAGTACGACAAGGCCATCCGCAATGGGGTGCCCGGAAGCAAAATCATCTTCAACGGCCCTGACAAGTCGGAAAACGACCTGCGTAAAGTCATCACCAACAACTCGCTCATCCACATTGACCACCTCGACGAGCTTTACCTGCTTCAGGACATCGCACGCGAGTCGAAACTCCGTCCCAGGGTGGCCATACGGGTAAACATGGACACGGGCGTTTTCCCTATGTGGGACCGTTTCGGTTTCAACTACGAAAATGGTCAGGCCTGGGATGCCCTGAATAAAATCATGTTTTCTGGACTGATGGAACTGGTGGGGCTGCACACGCACATCGGCACCTTCATGCTCTCGCCAAATGCCTACGCCGTGGCAGCCAGCAAACTTGCGCACCTGGCCCAGAGCCTGCTCAACAAATACAACCACGAAATCAAATACATTGATATCGGGGGCGGATTTGCCAGCAAGAACACCCTGAAAGGCTCCTACCTGCCCGGAACCGACATCAGCCCTTCCATCCACGACTTTGCCGAAGCCATCACCTCGGCCCTGATGAACAGCGACTACCGTCCGAAAAACCCGCCTGTGCTCATCATCGAATCGGGCCGGGCACTCATCGACGATGCGGCCTGGCTATTGGGCACCGTGCTTGCCAACAAACGCCTGAGCGACGGCCGTCGTGCCACCATTCTCGACATTGGCGTGAATACCCTGTTCACGGCCTTCTGGTACGACCACCTCATCACCCCAGCACAGCCCGTCACCTCCTACACCGAAGACACCGCCCTGTATGGCCCGCTCTGCATGAACATCGATGTGGTGCGCGAAAACGTCAACCTGCCACTGCTCAACCGGGGCGATCATGTGGTGGTGCATCATGTGGGAGCCTACAACATGACCCAATGGCTGCAGTTTATCACCCTCAGGCCCAATGTGTTGCTTATTGACGAAGAAGGCGGGAAACACCTGATTCGCCGCGCCGAAACGCTGGAAACACTCAGCTCGCAGGAACACATGCCTGCTCATCTGGCCCATTTCGACCTATGA